Proteins encoded together in one Styela clava chromosome 12, kaStyClav1.hap1.2, whole genome shotgun sequence window:
- the LOC144411668 gene encoding uncharacterized protein LOC144411668 has product MAEANPPEELRLAAEPRVINNVFHIGAINNEYHHHHGDIIHNHVSPPARGIATQLESQTSGGGTETMDRYQLNEMADKGHEALLHENEEASKFISIYRKEVVAIPEENKDDWANVLSVVSKTWETLYNEIMIDIRDKNMEGGDRVRNALASICKHLKRQSLEELVIEDDFLRQFVGKVKDVMNMGSILAEKQLNIISIICFYVAAKLHHISTKRNFSVLGIKETVEKITSIIKKITKEDNMMKKVIHCCVLPLLLEMSELVPCVADAEPKVKFINEVWCLYNVALCYYYCDIREKSVTVNLSVIQLMEKEYNNDAVKRRVFGHCHHNAALAYSENNQFGEAIEHYRVAVESYEKATDWASENHRNEKVKLTKEYLRRAEVRNN; this is encoded by the exons ATGGCAGAAGCAAATCCACCTGAAGAACTGCGGCTGGCAGCAGAGCCACGAGTtattaacaatgttttccacatTGGTGCAATAAATAATGAATACCATCATCATCATGGAGATATAATACATAATCACGT ATCTCCACCTGCTCGCGGCATAGCTACTCAATTGG AAAGCCAAACTTCTGGCGGAGGCACAGAAACGATGGACAGATATCAACTCAACGAAATGGCTGATAAAGGACACGAAGCACTTTTACATGAAAATGAAGAAGCGTCCAAATTTATCAGCATATACCGGAAAGAAG TGGTTGCAATACCGGAAGAAAATAAAGACGATTGGGCCAACGTTTTATCAGTAGTTAGTAAAACATGGGAGACACTCTACAATGAGATAATGATAGACATTCGCGACAAGAACATGGAAGGTGGAGACAGAGTGAGAAATGCTCTGGCTTCAATATGCAAACATCTGAAGAGGCAAAGTTTAgaagaacttgtaatagaagaTGATTTTTTGCGACAATTTGTTGGTAAAGTAAAAGATGTAATGAACATGGGGAGTATATTAGCGGAAAAACAGTTGAATATTATTTCTATCATCTGTTTTTATGTTGCTGCAAAACTGCATCACATCAGTACAAAACGCAATTTCTCTGTTCTGGGAATAAAGGAGACTGTAGAAAAAATAACATCAATTATTAAGAAAATCACCAAAGAGGACAATATGATGAAAAAAGTGATTCACTGTTGTGTTCTACCCCTCCTGCTGGAGATGTCTGAGTTGGTACCATGCGTTGCAGATGCAGAGCCAAAAGTGAAATTTATTAACGAAGTCTGGTGTTTATATAACGTCGCTCTCTGCTATTACTACTGTGATATTCGAGAGAAATCTGTGACGGTCAACTTATCCGTCATTCAACTTATGGAAAAGGAATATAACAACGACGCCGTCAAACGTCGAGTATTCGGACATTGTCATCACAATGCTGCACTTGCCTACAGCGAAAACAATCAATTTGGTGAAGCAATTGAACATTACAGGGTGGCCGTCGAGTCTTATGAGAAAGCCACTGATTGGGCCAGTGAAAACCATAGGAATGAAAAAGTCAAACTCACGAAAGAATATCTGAGAAGAGCAGAAGTACGCAACAATTGA
- the LOC144430761 gene encoding uncharacterized protein LOC144430761: MNLTNTHLFKRQYCTMFNVAHSFRGYFGHPEYLCPVNDTGFFLCPPDYNRRVGEIISTAIVNKNKKRTRFTIDAILGNESEDEKHNPSKRRRKSNESSVNNPDTSVDSGVISNFDSESSNSSSFNVYEPHKSFDSTSGRYQAVSYLQKQQNDWKVAHYDSPNIDNMISRIHSGLLHSTPEPMAQYKQFHPDMNGSFTLSPIGQDSKYNMKSQRIRNTSETKVKRSRTVFTNKQLERLEKEFSQQRYLVGKDRTALAKVLKLGEAQIKVWFQNRRIKFRKQMCKESPVIVDDN, from the coding sequence ATGAATCTGACTAATACGCATTTGTTCAAGCGACAATACTGTACTATGTTCAACGTCGCTCATTCATTTCGGGGATATTTTGGGCATCCAGAGTATCTTTGTCCAGTAAACGACACTGGATTCTTTTTATGTCCACCAGATTACAACAGAAGAGTCGGGGAAATAATATCAACAGCGATCgtaaataagaataaaaagcGAACCAGGTTTACGATTGATGCAATCCTCGGCAACGAAAGTGAAGATGAGAAACATAATCCAtcaaaaagaagaagaaagtCCAACGAGTCGTCTGTCAACAATCCTGATACATCCGTTGATTCTGGAGTTATATCCAACTTTGATTCAGAGTCGTCAAACTCCAGCAGTTTCAATGTTTATGAACCGCATAAATCTTTCGATTCAACTTCAGGTCGATACCAAGCTGTCAGTTATCTCCAAAAACAACAGAATGATTGGAAGGTCGCCCATTACGATTCTCCCAATATTGACAATATGATTTCAAGAATACATAGTGGATTATTGCATTCAACTCCAGAGCCCATGGCCCAATATAAACAGTTTCATCCAGACATGAACGGGTCGTTTACGCTTTCTCCTATTGGTCAAGACTCAAAATATAACATGAAATCTCAAAGGATCCGGAATACATCAGAGACTAAAGTAAAAAGAAGCAGAACGGTTTTCACCAACAAACAACTTGAAAGATTAGAAAAAGAATTTTCACAACAACGTTATTTAGTTGGTAAAGATAGAACAGCACTGGCAAAAGTATTGAAACTAGGGGAAGCTCAAATCAAGGTTTGGTTTCAGAACAGaagaataaaatttaggaaGCAGATGTGTAAGGAATCACCTGTTATTGTCGATGATAACtga
- the LOC120330073 gene encoding uncharacterized protein LOC120330073, whose protein sequence is MADEGHEALLHENEEASKSINLYRKEVVALPEGIKDDWANVIPVVRKTWETLYNKIMVDVRDKNMEGGDRVRNALASICKHLKTQSLEELVIEDDFLRQFVGRIKDVMNMGSILADKRLDILSIICFYVAAKLHRISAKRNFSVLGIKETVEKITSIIKRITKDDKMMKNVIHCCVLPLLLEMAELVPCVVDAEPRVKFISEVWCLYNVALSYYYCGVREKSVTVNLSVIELMEREYSSGALKRRVFGHCHHNAALAYSENNKFAEAIKHYGLAVESYEKATDWASENHRNEKIKRTKEYLRRSEVRKN, encoded by the exons ATGGCTGATGAAGGACACGAAGCTCTTTTGCATGAAAATGAAGAAGCGTCCAAATCCATCAACTTATACCGGAAAGAAG TGGTTGCACTGCCAGAAGGAATTAAAGACGACTGGGCCAACGTTATACCAGTAGTACGTAAAACATGGGAGACACTCTATAATAAGATAATGGTAGACGTTCGCGATAAAAACATGGAAGGTGGAGACAGAGTGAGAAATGCTCTGGCTTCAATATGCAAACATCTGAAAACGCAAAGTCTAgaagaacttgtaatagaagaTGATTTTTTGCGACAATTTGTTGGTCGAATAAAAGATGTAATGAACATGGGAAGTATATTAGCGGATAAACGTCTGGATATTCTTTCTATCATCTGTTTTTATGTTGCTGCGAAACTCCATCGTATCAGTGCAAAGCGCAATTTCTCTGTTCTGGGAATAAAGGAGACGGTTGAGAAAATAACATCAATTATTAAAAGAATCACCAAAGATgacaaaatgatgaaaaatgtCATTCACTGTTGTGTTCTACCTCTCCTGCTAGAGATGGCTGAATTGGTACCATGCGTTGTAGATGCAGAGCCCAGAGTGAAATTCATAAGCGAAGTCTGGTGTTTGTATAACGTCGCACTCTCCTATTACTACTGTGGAGTTCGAGAGAAATCTGTTACCGTCAACTTATCCGTCATTGAACTCATGGAAAGGGAATATAGCAGTGGTGCCCTCAAGCGACGAGTATTCGGTCATTGTCACCACAATGCTGCACTTGCCTACAGCGAAAACAATAAATTTGCCGAGGCAATTAAACATTACGGGTTGGCTGTTGAGTCTTATGAGAAAGCCACAGATTGGGCCAGCGAAAATCATaggaatgaaaaaattaaacgcACGAAAGAATATCTGAGAAGATCAGAAGTACGCAAAAATTAA